CCTCCGGTTGCGTGCGCGCCACGGCGGTTTCCTCGCTCTCGCACGGCTACCGGACGATCGTCCCGGAGGAGTGCGTCGCCGACAAGCACGAGATCCCGCACTTCGCCAACCTCTGCGACATCATGCTCAAGTATGCAGACGTGGAGCCCTTCGCCGCGGTGGCCGACTGGCTGGAGAACCATCCCGGCTGCGCGCCGATTCGCCGGGCGCGAGGCGTAGACTTCTAGGGATTCTCCGTGCGGGAAGATCCAGCGCTTTACGACTACCGCGCCTGGGACGAGCGCCTGCCGATCCGCTGGCCGGGCGGCGCCAGGGTCGCCTTCTGGGTAGCGCCCAACGTCGAGTTCTACGAACTGGATCCGCCGCTCAACCCGATACGCAAGGCCTGGCCGCGCCCGACCCCCGATATCCAGGGCTTCGGAACACGGGACTACGGCAACCGGGTAGGCCACGTGCGGATGATGGAAGTGCTCGACCGCCATGGCGTACGCGGTTCGGTGAGCCTGTCGGTGGCGCTTTGCGAGCATCATCCCGAGATCATCGACATGTGCCGGGAGCGCGACTGGGAGTTCTTCAGCCACGGCATCTACAACACCCGCTACGCCTACGGCATGGACGAGGCCCAGGAACGCGCGATGATCGAGGACTCGGTGCGCACGATCGCCAAACACACCGGGCAGCGGTGCGCCGGCTACCTGGCCTCGGCCCTCACGCACACCGAGCGTACGCTGGACCTGTTCAGCGAGGCCGGCGGGCTCTATACCTGCGACCTGTTTCATGACGACCAGCCGACGCCCGTTAAGGTGCGCTCCGGCAAGCCGTTCGTGTCCGTGCCCTACTCGCTGGAACTGAACGACACCATTGTCTATGTCGTCAACCGCATCGAGCCAAGGCGTTACGGAGCGATGATCAAGCAGGCCTTCGACCGGCTCTTCCGGGAAGGCGAACAGGGCGGAACGGTCATGTGCGTGCCGCTGCACGCCTACCAGGTGTCGCACCCGCACCGGATACGCGCGTTCGAGGATGCGCTGGCCTATATCACCGGGCACCCGGACGTCTGGGTGACCACGGGCCGGGAAATTGCCGAGTACTTCGTGGAGCACTATTACGACCAGGCCGTCGCGAAGTGGGGCGGGGGAGACTCGGGGGACGGCGGTAATGGCGCTTGACCCGGCCTATCTGAAGTACAGACGCCGCCGCTACGGCATGGACCACGACCGCTACGAGTGGTCGATGCTGTCCGAGCGCGCGCCGGTCGCATGGCCGAACGGCGCGCGGGTGGCGCTTTGGGTGAACCTGGCGGTGCAGTTCTTCCCGCTGAACCAGAGCGGCAAGCCGTTCCGGCCGCCGGGCGGCATGAGCACGCCGTACCCCGACCTGCGCCACTACACGCTGCGCGATTACGGCAACCGGGTGGGTCTGTTCCGCTGCCTCGAAGCTTTGGACGAAGCTGGCATTACACCGACGTTTTCGGTCAACGCGGCCATCGCCGAGCGTTATCCGCAGTTGCTTGAGCGCCTGAACCGGCGCGGCAACGAGATACTCGCGGGTTCATGGCACATGGACACCCTGCATCACGGCGAGATGGTCATCGAAGACGAGCGGGAGTTGATCGACCGCTCGCTTGCGACCCTGCGCGCGGCCGTGGACCGACCCGTCACGGGCTGGCTGAGCCCGGCGCGTTCGCAAAGCGGCAATACGCCGGACCTGCTGGCCGAGTCGGGCATACGCTACATGGGCGACTGGATCAACGACGACATGCCCTACCCGTTCACCACCCGGCATGGCGAGTTGGTTGCGCTGCCACTGTCGCTGGAACTCGACGACCAGTTCATCATCCAGAACAACCTGCACTCGGAATGGGAGTACGCCGACCAGGTGAAGGACGCCTGCGATTACCTGCTGGCGGAGGCCGAGAGCACCGGTCACGGGAGGCTGCTCGCCCTGTCCGTCCACCCCTGGATGATGGGTCAGCCGCACCGCATCGGCGCCCTCGAATCCGCGTTGAAGCACATTTCGGAGCAGACGGGCATCTGGTCGGCCCCCGCCGCCGACATCGTCGCCGCCTGGTCAGCGCAACGCACCTGAAGCTGGCGTCGGGACGGAGGGTGTTTCGTCCCTCCACCCGGGAAAC
This portion of the Gammaproteobacteria bacterium genome encodes:
- a CDS encoding polysaccharide deacetylase family protein, producing the protein MREDPALYDYRAWDERLPIRWPGGARVAFWVAPNVEFYELDPPLNPIRKAWPRPTPDIQGFGTRDYGNRVGHVRMMEVLDRHGVRGSVSLSVALCEHHPEIIDMCRERDWEFFSHGIYNTRYAYGMDEAQERAMIEDSVRTIAKHTGQRCAGYLASALTHTERTLDLFSEAGGLYTCDLFHDDQPTPVKVRSGKPFVSVPYSLELNDTIVYVVNRIEPRRYGAMIKQAFDRLFREGEQGGTVMCVPLHAYQVSHPHRIRAFEDALAYITGHPDVWVTTGREIAEYFVEHYYDQAVAKWGGGDSGDGGNGA
- a CDS encoding polysaccharide deacetylase family protein, whose amino-acid sequence is MALDPAYLKYRRRRYGMDHDRYEWSMLSERAPVAWPNGARVALWVNLAVQFFPLNQSGKPFRPPGGMSTPYPDLRHYTLRDYGNRVGLFRCLEALDEAGITPTFSVNAAIAERYPQLLERLNRRGNEILAGSWHMDTLHHGEMVIEDERELIDRSLATLRAAVDRPVTGWLSPARSQSGNTPDLLAESGIRYMGDWINDDMPYPFTTRHGELVALPLSLELDDQFIIQNNLHSEWEYADQVKDACDYLLAEAESTGHGRLLALSVHPWMMGQPHRIGALESALKHISEQTGIWSAPAADIVAAWSAQRT